In a single window of the Prevotella melaninogenica genome:
- a CDS encoding DJ-1 family glyoxalase III: protein MAKVYEFLADGFEEVEALAPVDILRRGGIEVKMVSITGSNLVESSHGVVVKADLLFEDITDFSDADLLMLPGGMPGSKNLNEHDGVRNALKEQFEKGKRVAAICAAPLVLASVGLLKGKKATIYPGMETYLGEDAEYTGALVQEDGNVTTGAGPAASFPYGYKLLSYFLPAEKVEEIQKGMIYDCLLNS from the coding sequence ATGGCTAAGGTATATGAGTTTCTCGCTGATGGCTTCGAAGAAGTTGAGGCTTTGGCACCTGTAGATATCTTGCGTCGTGGAGGCATAGAGGTCAAGATGGTCAGTATAACTGGAAGCAACCTCGTTGAGTCATCACATGGTGTAGTCGTTAAAGCCGACCTCCTTTTCGAGGACATAACCGACTTCTCTGATGCAGACCTTCTGATGTTACCGGGCGGTATGCCTGGTTCTAAGAACTTGAATGAGCACGATGGCGTTCGTAATGCACTCAAAGAGCAGTTTGAGAAGGGCAAACGCGTTGCTGCAATCTGTGCTGCACCATTGGTTTTGGCATCTGTTGGCTTGCTGAAAGGTAAGAAGGCAACAATCTATCCAGGTATGGAAACCTACTTAGGTGAGGATGCTGAATACACAGGAGCACTTGTTCAGGAGGACGGAAACGTAACTACTGGTGCTGGTCCTGCTGCTTCTTTCCCATACGGATACAAGCTTTTAAGCTATTTCTTACCAGCAGAGAAGGTGGAAGAGATACAGAAGGGTATGATTTACGACTGTCTTCTCAATTCATAA
- a CDS encoding NAD kinase, with the protein MAEKKLSFAIFGNTPKAFNTLQIVDILDYLVGRGADVYIEQNFYHTLLKELKKDFSIAGVFEGVNFDVDYVISLGGDGTFLKAASKVGPKQIPIIGVNMGRLGFLANVTPEEIRNVLDNVYEGKYEIEERAVIQLKADGAALEFCPFALNDIAILKRDNAAMISIKASVNGEYLVTYLADGLVISTPTGSTAYSLSVGGPIIVPQSGILSMTPVAPHSLNIRPIVISDEAEIKLEVQSRSHNFLAAVDGRSEKLSEGVTLTIKKAPHKVRIVKVYGQRFFSTLREKLMWGADTRQF; encoded by the coding sequence ATGGCAGAAAAGAAACTTAGTTTTGCTATTTTCGGCAATACTCCCAAGGCTTTTAATACGCTTCAGATTGTTGATATTTTAGACTATCTGGTAGGGCGTGGGGCTGATGTATATATCGAACAGAACTTCTATCATACTCTACTAAAAGAACTGAAAAAGGATTTTTCAATAGCAGGTGTATTTGAAGGGGTAAACTTTGATGTTGATTACGTTATCTCCTTAGGTGGCGATGGAACCTTCCTTAAGGCTGCAAGTAAGGTTGGTCCTAAGCAAATACCTATCATTGGCGTTAACATGGGACGATTAGGTTTCCTTGCAAATGTGACTCCTGAGGAGATAAGAAACGTGCTTGATAATGTCTATGAGGGGAAATATGAAATAGAGGAACGTGCTGTTATCCAGCTAAAAGCGGATGGTGCAGCTCTTGAATTTTGCCCTTTTGCATTGAATGATATCGCTATCTTGAAACGCGACAATGCTGCAATGATATCCATAAAAGCAAGTGTGAATGGTGAATATCTGGTAACTTATCTTGCTGACGGACTCGTTATCAGTACACCAACGGGCTCAACGGCTTACTCATTGTCGGTTGGCGGTCCGATTATCGTGCCTCAATCAGGTATTTTAAGTATGACTCCTGTTGCTCCACATAGTCTAAATATTCGTCCGATCGTTATCAGTGATGAGGCTGAGATAAAGTTGGAAGTGCAGAGTCGAAGCCATAACTTCCTTGCAGCTGTGGATGGACGATCAGAGAAACTCAGTGAAGGAGTAACGCTAACAATCAAGAAAGCGCCTCATAAAGTGCGTATCGTGAAGGTTTATGGGCAGCGTTTCTTCTCCACACTACGTGAGAAACTGATGTGGGGAGCTGATACACGCCAGTTTTAA
- a CDS encoding ABC transporter ATP-binding protein gives MLSKIKKLFQIPETRYTSKEIFRWLWNAWRGNRKQAVLNALIGILSVVVSLATVWAVQHAIDVASHVIEGSIYVAVSIMGALILCDFALNIASVWVRNLLGIKAQNRMQQRMLDRILRSEWHGKERHHSGDVLNRLEIDVANVVSFLTETIPNSVSTLAMFLGAFFYLMSMDWRLAIIIVIMIPLFVLISKVYVRQMRRLTREVRDSDSKVQSVLQETIQHRMLIKTLESDEMIVGKLEGTQHELRRKVVRRTKFSVFSNLVLNFGFAFGYLVAFTWAALRMSAHSLTFGGMTAFLQLVNKIQNPARQLTKLVPAFVSVFTAAERLMELEENPLEEQGDPIELAGPCGIRLNHVDYRYDDAEREILKNLDFDFYPGSCTAILGETGAGKTTLVRMLLALLKPNKGSVEIYNEKESKELTPLMRTNFVYVPQGNTLLSGTIRENLLLGKVDATEEEMIAVLKKSCADFVFHLPLGLDTLCSEQGGGLSEGQAQRIAIARSLLRDRSIMIFDEATSALDPQTERDLLKNILSNHDKTVIFITHRPAVVDYCDQTLTIEKIQ, from the coding sequence ATGCTAAGCAAGATAAAGAAACTCTTTCAAATCCCTGAAACGCGTTACACAAGCAAAGAGATATTTCGCTGGTTGTGGAATGCTTGGCGTGGTAATCGTAAGCAGGCAGTACTGAATGCTTTGATAGGTATTCTCAGCGTAGTCGTTTCTTTGGCAACAGTTTGGGCTGTACAGCATGCCATTGATGTGGCTTCTCATGTCATAGAGGGTAGTATCTATGTAGCAGTGAGCATCATGGGTGCTTTGATTCTCTGTGATTTTGCATTGAACATAGCCTCTGTATGGGTGAGAAACTTGTTAGGTATCAAGGCTCAGAACCGTATGCAGCAGCGCATGCTCGACCGTATTCTACGTTCGGAGTGGCACGGTAAGGAGCGTCATCATAGTGGTGATGTGTTAAACCGATTGGAGATTGACGTTGCTAACGTGGTAAGTTTCCTCACAGAAACAATACCCAATTCAGTCTCAACATTGGCAATGTTCCTCGGTGCTTTCTTCTATCTGATGTCGATGGATTGGCGTCTTGCCATTATTATTGTTATCATGATTCCGCTGTTTGTCCTCATCAGCAAGGTTTATGTACGCCAGATGAGACGATTGACACGTGAGGTTCGCGACTCAGACTCAAAGGTTCAGAGTGTTTTGCAAGAGACCATTCAACACCGAATGCTCATAAAGACACTTGAAAGTGACGAGATGATTGTTGGGAAGTTGGAGGGAACACAACACGAATTGCGCCGTAAGGTAGTGCGTAGAACGAAGTTTTCTGTATTCTCAAACCTTGTCTTGAACTTTGGATTTGCTTTTGGTTATCTTGTTGCTTTTACGTGGGCAGCCCTCCGCATGTCGGCTCATTCGCTGACTTTTGGCGGTATGACAGCCTTCTTGCAGTTGGTAAATAAGATTCAGAACCCTGCTCGTCAGCTCACGAAACTGGTTCCAGCTTTCGTCTCAGTGTTCACTGCTGCCGAGCGATTAATGGAGTTAGAGGAGAATCCTTTGGAAGAACAAGGAGACCCAATCGAACTCGCTGGCCCTTGTGGTATTCGTCTAAACCATGTCGATTATCGTTATGATGATGCCGAACGAGAGATATTGAAGAATCTTGACTTCGATTTCTACCCAGGTTCTTGTACGGCTATTCTTGGTGAGACAGGTGCAGGAAAGACAACGCTGGTGCGTATGTTGCTTGCCTTATTAAAACCAAATAAGGGCTCAGTTGAGATTTACAATGAAAAGGAAAGTAAGGAGTTAACACCATTGATGCGTACTAACTTCGTTTATGTTCCACAAGGTAATACACTCCTTAGTGGTACAATTCGTGAGAACTTGCTGCTTGGTAAGGTTGATGCAACAGAGGAAGAGATGATAGCTGTATTAAAGAAGAGTTGTGCAGACTTTGTTTTTCATCTCCCTTTAGGACTTGATACGCTCTGTTCAGAGCAGGGAGGAGGACTCAGTGAAGGACAGGCACAACGCATTGCCATAGCTCGTTCGTTACTGCGTGACCGTAGTATCATGATATTTGATGAGGCAACGTCAGCCCTTGACCCACAGACAGAGCGCGACCTCTTGAAGAATATACTCTCCAATCACGATAAAACGGTGATTTTTATCACCCATCGTCCAGCTGTTGTTGACTATTGCGACCAGACGTTGACCATAGAAAAAATACAATAA
- a CDS encoding redoxin domain-containing protein — translation MKRILLAVVSVFLMSASVAFAQTTNVEPTKDLDAKYATNMLKPGTRAPEFKLKTYDAKEIKLSQYRGSYVVLDFWASWCPDCRRDIPAMKALYEQFRDYGVQFVGISFDTDREVWAQTYWGKYQMHWTQVSELKKFRKNTVIDKLYKIDWIPSMYLVDPEGKIVMGTVEINKLKAKLESLSLTPQVSKTEVLPTFEGGQEAINNYFAQSQRRSIQSFRSKVQAEMTVVFNVEMDGTVTGARVVDVKNVKGTSKHFMKMDAEKQKRVLENCVEYYKEQAVRLTNNMPKWNPAMQNGRPVKSKTTVNILFQ, via the coding sequence ATGAAAAGAATTCTTTTAGCTGTTGTCAGTGTATTTCTTATGTCCGCATCAGTGGCTTTTGCACAGACAACAAACGTTGAACCAACTAAGGATTTAGATGCTAAGTATGCCACGAACATGCTCAAGCCGGGTACTCGTGCGCCTGAGTTTAAGTTGAAGACATACGATGCTAAGGAAATAAAGTTGAGTCAGTATCGTGGTAGTTACGTGGTATTGGATTTCTGGGCAAGCTGGTGTCCAGACTGTCGTCGTGACATTCCTGCTATGAAGGCACTTTACGAGCAGTTCCGTGATTATGGAGTGCAGTTTGTTGGTATCTCTTTCGATACCGATCGTGAGGTTTGGGCACAGACTTATTGGGGCAAGTATCAGATGCACTGGACACAGGTGAGCGAACTAAAGAAGTTCAGAAAGAATACTGTTATCGACAAGTTGTATAAGATTGATTGGATTCCTTCAATGTATCTCGTTGACCCAGAGGGCAAGATTGTCATGGGAACGGTGGAGATTAATAAGCTGAAAGCGAAGTTGGAGTCCCTTTCTCTGACTCCACAGGTTAGTAAGACAGAGGTGCTCCCAACCTTTGAAGGTGGTCAGGAAGCTATTAATAACTATTTTGCACAGAGTCAGCGTCGCAGCATTCAGTCATTCCGTTCAAAGGTACAGGCAGAGATGACCGTTGTTTTCAATGTCGAAATGGATGGTACTGTTACTGGTGCTCGTGTCGTTGACGTAAAGAATGTGAAGGGCACAAGCAAGCACTTCATGAAGATGGATGCTGAAAAACAGAAGCGTGTGTTGGAAAACTGTGTTGAATATTACAAAGAGCAGGCTGTTCGTCTTACGAACAATATGCCTAAGTGGAACCCTGCTATGCAGAATGGTCGCCCTGTAAAGAGCAAGACAACAGTAAATATTCTCTTCCAGTAA
- a CDS encoding DUF6646 family protein, whose protein sequence is MKYIVKFRFFHWLLLFGCLLCVPHSVQAQAWDGEGDIKVYAGYANVGGRSGIELGSDYALSDYVSVGGQVTYVNVKDYDEGRDRALMGYDLSLMGNYHWAEVLKLPSVLDIYSGASVGLRTAGLQVGVRYNFSEAIGVYGQVRQNLFKTFSDDVEHGRVYQGKTALSVGLTVTF, encoded by the coding sequence ATGAAATATATAGTTAAATTCCGTTTCTTCCACTGGCTTTTACTGTTTGGCTGTCTGCTTTGTGTCCCGCATAGTGTACAAGCACAGGCGTGGGACGGAGAAGGAGATATTAAAGTTTATGCAGGTTATGCCAATGTTGGAGGGAGATCAGGTATAGAGTTAGGTAGTGATTATGCGCTTAGCGACTACGTTTCAGTAGGTGGACAGGTAACTTATGTCAATGTGAAGGACTATGATGAGGGACGTGATAGAGCCTTAATGGGGTATGACCTCAGTCTGATGGGTAACTATCATTGGGCTGAAGTACTGAAACTACCATCCGTACTGGATATTTATAGTGGTGCTTCTGTCGGCTTACGAACAGCTGGTTTGCAGGTAGGTGTGCGCTATAACTTCAGTGAGGCAATCGGAGTCTATGGGCAGGTTCGGCAGAATCTCTTCAAGACTTTTAGCGATGATGTGGAACATGGGCGCGTCTATCAAGGCAAAACAGCTCTCTCTGTGGGTCTGACTGTTACGTTCTGA